Proteins from one Bacteroides zhangwenhongii genomic window:
- a CDS encoding RagB/SusD family nutrient uptake outer membrane protein yields MNRNYLKYIWIAGVSILGLTGCDDYLNRESTSGVNTPDLIWQNPKAITAVLADMYDSGLKLDEFDDWYGSKKANLANQTSLSDEATASYQKESAFDKSNSTYSYGDYVFNDDMVTRYKQIRIVNNFLLNIEKTSVLSEDEKEEIGAEARFIRAMQYFGLVKRYGGVPLQTIPQEYTTGNTQALYQARDTEAATYDFIINECKAIYGSLPEVRNSDAKYRANRGAVLALWSRAALYAGTIAKYSKALTLTGEAVSKGYVYIPETEAERYFDECYTASSKILDEMVPRVYSLYKSTSTDPEELAQNFYNLFSKTVNGDNGEYIFQKQYNVAAGKGHMWDKLNVPFSYRGDGWGCGMSPVLEMVEEFEYIDGTEGKLKMKDSGGKAISYDSPYDIFKNKDPRLLGSVYLPGADYKGYGGGKIEWMRGVINGQDGIGTKYEASAQPDKENKVVIDGQTYNTSGKDGGSLSVGDASKTGFYQRKFLDESLTDYTDIDAKRSSTPWVVFRLAEIYLNRAEACMELNQHLDVALKDINEIRGRAGIKLLTAGDLTLDKVRHERKVELAFEKHRYWDLKRWRLAHLDVSKGGLTNFRGTALCPYYNVKSGKYTFETGVPEKRKRLFLEKNYYTVFRAEDLSTNPLMTQNPGYGN; encoded by the coding sequence ATGAATAGAAATTATTTGAAATATATATGGATAGCCGGAGTATCTATCCTCGGATTGACGGGATGTGATGATTACCTGAATCGTGAAAGTACCAGTGGGGTTAACACTCCGGATCTAATTTGGCAGAATCCGAAAGCAATTACAGCCGTTTTGGCGGATATGTATGATTCCGGATTAAAGCTGGATGAGTTTGATGATTGGTATGGAAGCAAGAAAGCGAATTTGGCGAATCAGACCAGTCTTTCGGATGAGGCTACGGCCAGTTATCAGAAAGAGAGTGCATTTGATAAATCAAATTCTACTTATTCTTATGGCGATTATGTATTTAATGACGATATGGTGACTCGTTATAAACAGATCCGTATCGTAAATAACTTCCTGCTGAATATCGAAAAGACTTCAGTGCTGAGTGAGGATGAAAAAGAAGAGATTGGAGCAGAAGCCCGTTTTATCCGTGCAATGCAGTATTTTGGGTTGGTGAAACGTTACGGAGGTGTGCCTTTGCAAACTATTCCTCAAGAATACACCACCGGAAATACGCAAGCGCTGTATCAGGCTCGTGATACGGAAGCAGCTACGTATGATTTTATAATCAATGAGTGTAAAGCCATCTATGGATCATTGCCGGAAGTGCGCAACAGCGATGCCAAATATCGGGCCAATCGTGGGGCGGTATTGGCTTTGTGGTCTCGTGCAGCATTGTATGCCGGCACTATTGCCAAATACTCTAAAGCACTTACCTTGACGGGGGAAGCCGTTTCCAAAGGCTATGTTTATATTCCGGAGACAGAAGCGGAGCGTTACTTTGACGAATGTTATACAGCTTCATCAAAGATTTTGGATGAGATGGTTCCTCGTGTATATAGCTTGTACAAGTCGACAAGTACGGATCCGGAAGAGCTGGCACAGAACTTTTATAATCTTTTTTCTAAGACAGTGAACGGGGATAATGGAGAGTATATTTTTCAGAAACAGTATAATGTAGCTGCCGGAAAAGGGCATATGTGGGATAAACTGAACGTTCCTTTCTCATATCGTGGTGATGGTTGGGGATGTGGTATGTCTCCGGTTCTGGAAATGGTTGAGGAATTTGAATATATCGACGGCACAGAAGGTAAACTAAAAATGAAGGATAGCGGTGGAAAGGCGATTAGCTACGACAGTCCGTATGACATCTTTAAAAATAAAGATCCTCGTTTATTAGGTTCCGTTTACTTGCCTGGCGCTGATTATAAAGGATATGGCGGTGGTAAAATAGAGTGGATGCGTGGAGTAATCAACGGACAGGATGGAATAGGAACCAAATATGAAGCTTCCGCTCAACCGGATAAGGAGAATAAGGTAGTTATCGACGGACAGACTTACAATACTTCCGGGAAAGACGGTGGTTCATTAAGTGTAGGTGACGCCAGCAAAACAGGTTTCTATCAGCGAAAGTTTTTGGACGAAAGTCTGACGGATTATACGGATATTGATGCAAAACGTTCTTCTACCCCTTGGGTTGTGTTCCGTCTGGCAGAAATCTACCTGAATCGTGCAGAGGCTTGTATGGAGTTGAATCAGCATTTGGATGTGGCTTTGAAAGATATCAATGAGATCCGTGGCAGGGCAGGTATCAAGCTGTTGACTGCCGGTGATCTGACTCTTGACAAGGTTCGCCATGAACGAAAAGTGGAACTTGCTTTTGAGAAGCATCGTTACTGGGATTTGAAACGTTGGCGTCTGGCCCATTTGGATGTCAGCAAAGGTGGCTTGACTAATTTCCGTGGTACAGCTCTTTGTCCATATTACAATGTCAAGAGTGGAAAATACACATTTGAAACTGGGGTACCTGAAAAGAGAAAACGTCTTTTCCTCGAAAAGAACTATTATACGGTTTTCCGTGCGGAAGATTTGAGTACAAATCCGTTGATGACGCAGAATCCGGGTTACGGCAACTGA
- a CDS encoding SusC/RagA family TonB-linked outer membrane protein: MKHGCKMNTVVSKSFNDRLKIATVSALMAGTFLCLPFTVYAENPLISDVEQTVRNISVKGVVVDANGEPVIGASVQLKGSAGIGTITDLDGKFTLSVPANGVLQISYIGYKTAEVKVNGQAGLKVTLQEDTETLDEVVVVGYGIQKKASVTGSVAAISSDKLMEVKAPSVTNMLAGRLPGLRAVQRSGSPGDDGASVDIRGYGSMLVIVDGIERDYAQLDPNDIESISILKDAAAAVYGFKGSNGVLLVTTKKGTEQKAKIEYNGYVGFQKVTRYPEMMNAYEYASLYNEAIHNANPWRGASAYSQEQLEAYRNGTAGTDWWNETMRSSAPQTSHNLSMTGGTEKVKYYMSIGYMDQGGIIRSGDWNYQRYNVRSNLSVEVAKGVNVELRLSGRFDNRKKPYNGDNLFRSAQMAIPTYSMYANDNPDYWGAVGDMANPVHVSSSDDSGYEDRLRREFNSSLAITWKLPWVKGLMAKALVAYDYTNKEWKTWRKDLSEYTYDYANEEYIEKVINTAHLESKLENYDKPTYQFSMNYNNTFAKKHNIGAMLVWEMYNDKRSWVTGTRDFAIGLIPDLDYGDKTNQEASGKTQETAHAGLVGRLNYDFSNRYLVEFNFRYDGTYKFREGNRWGFFPGVSLGWRVSEEAFFKKLLPDMDNLKIRASYAKVGDEGDFDAFQYLDGYTSHGSYIMGSNGVTSGMTTVGMANPWLTWYESKIMNIGFEASYHRGLISVEFDWFRRNRSGLPATRVGSLPTIFGESMPQENLNSDINTGFEIVVGHKNRIGNFNYNVSANFSTTRIKYDYVERAASTNMYDDWRNNTNGRYKDIRWGKKVIGQFSSFEEILNSPVQDKDGNRSLMPGDLKFEDYNGDGIIDDNDTQPLGHGATPRMYYGLNMSGEYKGFDLTVFFQGAAGHDIYVSGDILDPFIQQGLGNGLAIMTDRWHREDPTDPYSKWISGYMPAARVAGVADNRSGNSWSLHNASYLRLKTLELGYTLPKALTKKAAIDRVRFYINCNNLLTFTNRDGLMKNVDPESNSSGVRYYPQMKTYNFGVNVTF; the protein is encoded by the coding sequence ATGAAACATGGTTGTAAAATGAACACGGTTGTCTCAAAGTCGTTCAATGACCGGCTGAAGATAGCTACTGTTTCAGCTTTAATGGCAGGGACGTTCTTGTGTCTACCTTTCACGGTATATGCAGAAAATCCTTTGATATCAGATGTTGAACAGACGGTACGGAATATCTCGGTAAAGGGTGTGGTGGTTGATGCCAATGGAGAACCTGTTATCGGAGCTTCGGTACAGTTGAAAGGGAGTGCCGGTATAGGAACGATTACTGATTTGGATGGTAAGTTCACTTTGTCAGTTCCGGCTAACGGAGTGTTGCAAATATCCTATATCGGATATAAAACGGCTGAAGTGAAAGTAAACGGACAAGCCGGATTGAAAGTAACTTTGCAGGAAGATACGGAAACGTTGGATGAAGTGGTAGTAGTAGGTTATGGTATTCAGAAGAAAGCTTCTGTGACTGGATCGGTAGCTGCCATCTCTTCGGATAAGTTGATGGAGGTAAAAGCTCCTAGTGTGACAAATATGCTTGCCGGACGTTTGCCGGGGCTGCGTGCCGTGCAACGTAGTGGTAGTCCTGGCGATGACGGAGCTTCTGTTGATATTCGCGGATATGGAAGTATGTTGGTGATTGTGGATGGTATCGAGCGTGATTATGCCCAACTAGACCCGAATGACATCGAATCAATTTCCATACTGAAGGATGCCGCCGCAGCTGTTTACGGTTTTAAAGGTTCTAATGGAGTTTTATTGGTGACTACTAAAAAAGGAACGGAGCAAAAGGCAAAGATAGAATATAATGGTTACGTAGGTTTTCAGAAAGTGACCCGCTATCCGGAAATGATGAATGCCTATGAGTATGCTTCACTTTACAATGAAGCGATTCATAATGCGAATCCGTGGCGCGGAGCTTCTGCTTACTCGCAGGAGCAGCTGGAAGCTTACCGGAATGGTACGGCAGGTACGGATTGGTGGAATGAAACCATGCGTAGCTCAGCTCCTCAAACTTCACACAACTTGAGCATGACGGGAGGTACGGAGAAGGTGAAATATTATATGTCTATCGGATATATGGATCAGGGCGGCATCATCCGTTCGGGCGACTGGAACTACCAACGTTACAATGTCCGTTCAAACCTAAGTGTAGAAGTTGCTAAAGGGGTGAACGTAGAGTTGCGTTTGAGCGGACGGTTTGATAACCGCAAGAAGCCTTATAACGGCGATAATCTGTTCCGTTCGGCACAAATGGCAATCCCGACTTATTCCATGTATGCCAATGATAATCCGGATTATTGGGGAGCGGTAGGTGATATGGCTAATCCTGTACATGTATCCAGTTCGGATGACAGCGGATATGAAGATCGTCTGCGTCGTGAATTTAACAGCTCATTGGCTATTACCTGGAAACTTCCCTGGGTGAAAGGACTGATGGCAAAAGCATTGGTTGCTTATGATTATACAAATAAGGAATGGAAAACGTGGAGGAAAGATTTGTCGGAATATACTTATGATTATGCCAATGAAGAGTATATAGAGAAAGTGATTAATACCGCACATTTGGAATCGAAACTGGAAAATTATGATAAACCGACTTATCAGTTCTCAATGAACTATAATAATACGTTTGCCAAGAAGCACAATATTGGTGCTATGCTGGTATGGGAAATGTATAATGACAAAAGAAGTTGGGTGACCGGAACACGTGATTTTGCTATCGGACTCATTCCTGACTTGGATTATGGAGATAAAACCAATCAGGAAGCCTCCGGTAAAACACAGGAAACGGCACATGCCGGTCTGGTGGGGCGTTTGAATTATGATTTTTCCAATCGCTATCTTGTTGAGTTCAATTTCCGCTACGATGGAACCTATAAATTCCGTGAAGGTAATCGTTGGGGATTTTTTCCAGGTGTGTCTTTAGGGTGGCGTGTTTCCGAAGAGGCCTTTTTCAAGAAACTGTTGCCTGATATGGACAACCTGAAAATCCGTGCTTCGTATGCCAAAGTGGGAGATGAAGGAGACTTCGACGCTTTTCAATATCTGGATGGATATACATCTCATGGGAGCTATATTATGGGCAGCAACGGAGTGACTTCCGGTATGACTACGGTAGGTATGGCCAATCCGTGGCTGACCTGGTATGAATCAAAGATTATGAATATTGGCTTTGAAGCCTCTTATCATAGAGGATTGATTTCCGTAGAATTCGATTGGTTCCGTAGAAACCGTTCGGGACTTCCTGCTACTCGTGTAGGATCATTACCTACTATTTTCGGAGAATCAATGCCGCAGGAGAATCTGAATTCTGATATTAATACGGGATTTGAGATCGTAGTTGGACATAAGAACCGGATTGGTAACTTCAATTATAATGTGTCGGCTAATTTCTCTACTACCCGGATTAAGTATGATTATGTAGAGAGAGCTGCTTCTACCAATATGTATGATGATTGGCGTAATAACACGAACGGTCGTTATAAAGATATTCGTTGGGGAAAGAAAGTTATCGGACAGTTCTCCAGTTTCGAGGAAATCTTGAATTCACCGGTTCAGGATAAAGACGGTAACCGTTCATTAATGCCAGGTGATCTGAAATTTGAAGACTATAATGGGGATGGCATTATTGATGATAACGATACGCAGCCACTCGGACATGGTGCTACTCCACGTATGTATTATGGATTGAATATGTCTGGAGAATATAAAGGATTCGACCTGACGGTATTCTTTCAGGGGGCGGCAGGTCATGATATTTATGTCAGTGGGGATATTCTGGACCCATTTATCCAGCAGGGTTTGGGTAATGGACTGGCCATCATGACCGACCGTTGGCATCGGGAAGACCCGACCGATCCTTATAGTAAGTGGATTTCCGGGTATATGCCTGCCGCTCGTGTAGCGGGTGTTGCGGATAATCGTTCCGGTAATTCATGGTCACTGCACAATGCAAGTTATCTGCGTCTGAAAACATTGGAGCTAGGGTACACACTACCTAAAGCATTGACGAAGAAAGCAGCTATCGACCGTGTGCGTTTTTACATCAACTGCAACAATCTGCTGACTTTCACTAATCGTGATGGATTGATGAAGAATGTTGACCCGGAAAGCAACTCTAGCGGAGTGCGCTATTACCCGCAAATGAAGACATATAACTTTGGTGTGAATGTAACCTTCTAA
- a CDS encoding glycoside hydrolase family 130 protein, with the protein MIKLKAVIYLISMMTLAGCSGQKQTSAVVEEQNEHWIIGPFVRPEGVNPVISPQPTTFQCPMRKQLVKWEESDTFNPAATVKDGKIVVLYRAEDNSAQGIGKRTSRIGYAESTDGVTMKQSDAPVLFPSEDDYKEIEWEGGCEDPRVAMTEDGLYVMLYTAWNRHLPRLAVATSTDLKNWTKHGLAFAKAYNGRFANIASKSASIVTGVKDGKLVIEKVNGKYFMYWGENAVCAATSDNLTDWAPVLNENNELREIAKPRSGYFDSRLTECGPPAIKTTDGIVLLYNGKNGYKEERDPEYPAGAYCAGQFLFDADDPYQVLGRLDKPFFVPEAAFEKSGQYKDGTVFIEGLAYFKNKLYLYYGCADSQVAVAICDNNMDLKLKTHN; encoded by the coding sequence ATGATAAAACTAAAAGCTGTAATCTATTTAATTAGTATGATGACACTTGCCGGATGCTCGGGTCAGAAGCAAACATCTGCTGTTGTTGAAGAGCAGAACGAACATTGGATAATAGGTCCTTTCGTTCGTCCGGAAGGAGTGAATCCGGTGATTTCTCCACAACCGACTACTTTTCAATGCCCGATGCGCAAGCAGTTGGTAAAATGGGAGGAGAGTGATACTTTCAATCCGGCAGCCACCGTTAAAGATGGAAAGATTGTAGTACTCTATCGGGCAGAAGATAATTCTGCGCAAGGTATAGGAAAGAGAACATCCCGCATTGGCTATGCAGAAAGTACGGATGGAGTGACGATGAAACAATCGGATGCCCCTGTATTATTCCCTTCCGAAGACGATTATAAAGAAATAGAATGGGAAGGAGGTTGCGAAGACCCGCGTGTGGCAATGACGGAGGATGGATTATATGTAATGCTCTATACAGCTTGGAATCGTCATCTCCCCCGTCTGGCAGTTGCTACTTCCACCGACCTGAAGAACTGGACAAAGCATGGACTTGCTTTTGCAAAAGCGTATAACGGACGTTTTGCCAATATAGCGAGCAAATCTGCTTCTATTGTTACCGGGGTGAAGGATGGAAAACTTGTCATTGAGAAAGTGAATGGCAAATATTTTATGTATTGGGGGGAAAATGCCGTATGTGCAGCAACTTCCGACAACCTGACAGATTGGGCACCGGTATTGAACGAGAATAATGAATTGAGAGAAATTGCCAAACCTCGCAGCGGCTATTTTGATAGTCGTTTGACTGAGTGTGGTCCTCCTGCCATAAAAACAACAGATGGTATTGTCCTACTGTATAATGGTAAGAACGGATATAAAGAAGAAAGAGATCCGGAATATCCGGCTGGAGCTTATTGTGCAGGGCAGTTTTTGTTCGATGCCGATGATCCTTATCAAGTACTGGGTCGTTTGGATAAACCATTCTTTGTGCCTGAGGCTGCTTTTGAGAAGAGTGGTCAATATAAAGACGGAACAGTATTTATAGAAGGATTGGCTTACTTCAAAAATAAACTATATCTCTATTATGGCTGCGCTGATTCGCAGGTTGCAGTAGCGATATGTGATAATAATATGGATTTAAAACTCAAAACACATAACTAA
- a CDS encoding MFS transporter — MNKLKREYQFFKQQTSNVRVLLMTNLLYALVLPVVEIFVGAYVMRHTSEPVSVAFYQLFMYIGIITTSFVNGFLLRHVSVKMLYAGGILVSGLSMFAMMLVKSLGFVELGIAGFVLGAASGFFWTNRYLLTLNNTTDDSRNYFFGLESFFFSITSITVPLLIGAFISQIDGREIMGCLIDINGAYRLVTVGVIIVTLFAVAVLWRGKFANPVQKNFLYFRFCTLWKKMLLLASLKGMVQGFLVTAPAILVLKLVGDEGVLGLIQGISGTLTAVLVYVLGRITKPEDRSKVFIAGLLVFFIGTLFNGILFSATGVIIFVLCKVIFQPLFDLPYYPIMMQTIDAVVKIEKRNEYTYILSHEFGLFLGRAFGLILFMVLAFVISQDFALKYALILVGALQLIAYPLARNIIRQNQAIR; from the coding sequence ATGAATAAACTAAAAAGAGAGTATCAGTTCTTCAAACAGCAAACTTCTAATGTACGGGTCTTGCTGATGACTAATCTTCTTTATGCGCTGGTGCTTCCTGTAGTTGAGATTTTCGTGGGCGCTTATGTGATGCGCCATACCAGTGAACCGGTTTCGGTGGCTTTTTATCAGCTTTTCATGTACATTGGCATCATCACTACCTCATTTGTGAATGGTTTCTTGTTGCGACATGTGAGTGTGAAGATGCTGTATGCAGGAGGGATATTAGTTAGTGGATTGTCGATGTTTGCCATGATGCTGGTAAAGTCATTAGGCTTTGTGGAATTGGGTATAGCAGGATTTGTACTTGGAGCTGCATCGGGCTTCTTCTGGACCAATCGCTATTTACTGACTCTGAATAACACGACAGATGATAGTCGTAACTACTTCTTCGGGCTGGAGTCTTTTTTCTTTTCCATTACTTCGATTACTGTACCTTTATTGATTGGAGCATTTATCAGTCAGATAGATGGCAGGGAAATAATGGGATGCCTGATTGATATTAATGGAGCCTATCGGTTGGTGACGGTTGGAGTAATCATAGTGACTTTGTTTGCTGTAGCCGTTTTATGGCGTGGTAAGTTTGCCAATCCGGTGCAGAAGAATTTTCTGTATTTCCGGTTTTGCACACTTTGGAAAAAAATGTTGTTGCTGGCTTCCCTGAAAGGAATGGTACAGGGATTTTTGGTGACCGCTCCTGCTATTCTGGTTCTGAAGTTAGTAGGTGATGAAGGCGTACTGGGTTTAATACAGGGAATCAGTGGTACACTGACAGCTGTTTTGGTTTATGTATTGGGACGAATAACCAAACCTGAAGACCGGTCGAAGGTATTTATAGCCGGGCTACTTGTCTTTTTTATCGGTACTCTGTTCAACGGAATCTTGTTTTCAGCCACCGGAGTGATTATCTTTGTCCTCTGTAAGGTGATCTTTCAGCCATTGTTTGACTTGCCTTATTACCCTATTATGATGCAAACCATCGATGCAGTAGTAAAAATCGAAAAAAGAAATGAATATACCTATATTTTAAGCCATGAGTTCGGACTATTTCTGGGACGTGCTTTCGGACTAATACTTTTTATGGTACTCGCATTTGTCATATCACAGGATTTTGCATTGAAGTACGCATTGATCCTGGTGGGAGCTTTGCAGTTGATTGCCTATCCATTAGCCCGGAACATCATCAGACAGAATCAAGCTATTCGCTAA
- a CDS encoding glycoside hydrolase family 130 protein has product MDIAKRFHQNPLLKPSDLQPGIEGMEITCFLNPGVFRFDGKIWLLLRVAERPVQKQGVISFPVYNKDGKIEVLSFDENDPKLDASDPRVIGYAGQNYLTTMSYLRLVSSEDGIHFKEEPDYPPIFGKGALEAFGIEDCRVATTADGYYLTFTEVSSVAVGVGLIHTYDWKNYTRYGMIFPPHNKDCALFEEKVNGKYLALHRPSSPELGGNYIWLAESPDRLHWGNHCCIATTRPDSWDCARVGAGAAPIRTEEGWLEIYHGADYQNRYCLGALLLDLNDPSKVIARSKEPIMEPVAPYEQTGFFGNVVFTNGHLVEGDKIRLYYGASDEVICGAELSIAEILRSLKS; this is encoded by the coding sequence ATGGATATTGCAAAACGATTTCATCAAAACCCATTGTTGAAACCCTCCGACTTACAACCGGGAATAGAAGGTATGGAAATTACCTGTTTCCTGAATCCCGGCGTGTTCCGTTTCGACGGAAAAATCTGGTTATTACTGCGAGTGGCCGAACGGCCTGTGCAGAAACAGGGAGTTATTAGTTTTCCCGTATATAATAAAGATGGAAAAATAGAAGTGCTCTCTTTCGATGAGAATGACCCGAAACTGGATGCTTCCGATCCTCGTGTGATAGGATATGCAGGGCAGAATTATCTGACTACCATGTCTTATCTCCGACTGGTATCGAGTGAAGACGGAATTCACTTCAAGGAAGAGCCGGATTATCCTCCTATTTTTGGTAAAGGAGCATTAGAGGCTTTTGGCATTGAAGATTGCCGGGTGGCCACTACTGCCGATGGTTATTATCTTACGTTTACGGAAGTCTCTTCTGTAGCTGTTGGTGTAGGGCTGATTCATACTTATGACTGGAAAAACTATACTCGTTATGGCATGATTTTCCCTCCTCATAATAAAGATTGCGCGCTGTTTGAAGAGAAAGTGAACGGAAAATATCTTGCACTGCATCGTCCGAGTAGCCCAGAGTTGGGTGGCAACTATATTTGGCTTGCCGAATCACCCGACCGACTGCATTGGGGCAACCACTGTTGCATTGCAACTACCCGTCCTGATAGTTGGGACTGTGCCCGCGTGGGTGCAGGAGCGGCACCTATTCGTACAGAGGAAGGGTGGTTGGAAATTTATCATGGTGCGGACTATCAAAACCGTTATTGTCTGGGAGCTCTTCTACTTGATTTAAATGATCCTTCAAAGGTAATTGCCCGAAGTAAAGAACCTATCATGGAGCCTGTTGCTCCTTACGAACAAACCGGATTTTTCGGGAATGTAGTTTTCACCAACGGACATTTGGTAGAGGGAGATAAGATAAGGCTTTATTATGGTGCCAGTGATGAAGTAATCTGTGGGGCGGAGTTGTCTATTGCAGAGATTCTCCGTTCATTAAAGTCGTAA